A region of Natribaculum luteum DNA encodes the following proteins:
- a CDS encoding DUF4382 domain-containing protein translates to MDRNAIQLLVVATLVAVAGCAGGVGGEFGGDPATDDSTDPVDSTGAIDGDSGTATFYVSDEPNQIDDFEHLNVTVTKVGFKKTGDVADERTDANETGGESEAESKNETDEEPEGEPENETDGESEGEPENETDGESEGEPENETDGESEGEPENETDGESEGEPENETDGESEGEPENETDGESEGEPENETREASGAEESGEPGESDESDGAADERWIEYDVDEKTVDLTELKGANATALDEFELPEGEYETVFIYVSDTEGILTDGTETNVKLPSQKLKLHTAFTVGAGDEIDFVYDIAPHKAGKSGKYILKPVISESGTGDEVEIHDVDAEDRAGGEKPSDRDKSENPEDAKADDEDEDENAETNGDSPEATNETGADDEAPA, encoded by the coding sequence ATGGATCGAAACGCAATCCAGTTGCTTGTCGTCGCCACGCTCGTCGCCGTCGCCGGCTGTGCCGGTGGCGTCGGCGGGGAGTTCGGTGGCGATCCGGCGACCGACGACTCGACTGACCCAGTCGACAGTACCGGTGCAATCGACGGAGACAGTGGAACGGCTACGTTCTACGTCAGCGACGAACCGAACCAGATCGACGACTTCGAGCACCTCAACGTGACGGTGACGAAAGTCGGATTCAAGAAAACTGGTGACGTGGCCGACGAGCGTACGGACGCGAACGAAACCGGCGGTGAGTCCGAAGCAGAGTCCAAGAACGAGACCGACGAAGAGCCCGAGGGAGAACCCGAAAACGAGACAGACGGTGAGTCCGAGGGAGAACCCGAAAACGAGACAGACGGTGAGTCCGAGGGAGAACCCGAAAACGAGACAGACGGTGAGTCCGAGGGAGAACCCGAAAACGAGACAGACGGTGAGTCCGAGGGAGAACCCGAAAACGAGACAGACGGTGAGTCCGAGGGAGAACCCGAAAACGAGACAGACGGTGAGTCCGAGGGAGAACCCGAAAACGAGACCAGAGAGGCGAGCGGAGCGGAAGAATCCGGTGAACCGGGTGAATCCGACGAATCCGACGGCGCTGCAGACGAACGCTGGATCGAGTACGACGTCGACGAGAAGACCGTCGACCTCACCGAACTCAAAGGCGCGAACGCGACCGCGCTCGACGAGTTCGAGCTGCCGGAAGGCGAGTACGAGACGGTCTTCATCTACGTGAGCGACACCGAAGGAATCCTGACCGACGGCACCGAGACGAACGTGAAACTCCCGAGCCAGAAGCTAAAGCTCCACACGGCGTTCACCGTCGGGGCTGGCGACGAAATCGACTTCGTGTACGACATCGCCCCCCACAAGGCCGGAAAGAGCGGGAAGTACATCCTCAAGCCGGTGATCAGCGAGAGCGGGACGGGCGACGAAGTCGAGATCCACGACGTCGACGCCGAGGACCGTGCCGGCGGTGAGAAACCGTCCGACCGCGACAAAAGCGAGAACCCTGAAGACGCGAAGGCCGACGACGAAGACGAAGACGAGAACGCCGAAACCAACGGCGACAGTCCCGAGGCGACCAACGAGACCGGCGCCGACGACGAAGCGCCAGCGTAG
- a CDS encoding amidohydrolase — protein MTTLSITGGQVLTSDLRVERADVLVDQDTGEILEVGEDLAGDDVLDASNSLVTPGFVNGHSHVAMSLLRGYADDKPLEAWLREDIWPAEGELTAEDVRVGTELGALELIKSGTTAFADMYFFVPTMAEVVEEAGLRARLGHGVISVGKDEQAAREDAREGLAVAEEIDGMADGRISAAFMPHSLTTVAGQYFEEFVPEARDLGVPLHFHANETRGEVTPIVEEHGVRPLAYAAEHGLLESEDFIAHGVHVDESEIGLLAESGASVIHCPASNMKLASGMAPVERLREAGVTVGLGTDGPASNNDLSMLDEARDAAMIGKLAADDASAVPAEAVVEMLTSDSAAAIGLETGRLEEGAPADLAVIDLEKPHLTPPHDLVSHLVYAAAAADVRHTVCDGQVLMRDREVLTVDETAVRERATEHAEALIARADS, from the coding sequence ATGACCACGCTGTCGATCACCGGCGGACAGGTCCTCACATCCGACCTGCGCGTCGAGCGTGCGGACGTACTGGTCGATCAGGACACCGGCGAGATCCTCGAGGTCGGCGAGGACCTCGCTGGCGACGACGTACTCGACGCCTCGAACTCGCTCGTCACGCCGGGGTTCGTCAACGGCCACAGCCACGTCGCGATGTCGCTGCTACGAGGCTACGCCGACGATAAACCCCTCGAGGCGTGGCTTCGCGAGGACATCTGGCCCGCCGAGGGCGAACTCACGGCCGAGGACGTCCGCGTCGGAACCGAACTCGGTGCCCTCGAGTTGATCAAGTCCGGGACGACGGCCTTCGCGGACATGTACTTCTTCGTACCGACGATGGCCGAGGTCGTCGAGGAGGCGGGGCTGCGCGCGCGTCTCGGCCACGGGGTCATCTCCGTCGGCAAGGACGAGCAAGCGGCCCGCGAGGACGCCCGGGAGGGACTCGCCGTCGCCGAAGAAATCGACGGCATGGCCGACGGCCGGATCTCGGCGGCCTTTATGCCCCACTCGCTGACGACCGTCGCCGGACAGTACTTCGAGGAGTTCGTCCCCGAGGCCCGCGACCTCGGCGTTCCGCTCCACTTTCACGCCAACGAGACGCGCGGCGAGGTGACGCCCATCGTCGAGGAACACGGCGTCCGTCCGCTCGCCTACGCCGCCGAGCACGGTCTGCTCGAGTCCGAGGACTTCATCGCCCACGGCGTCCACGTCGACGAGTCGGAGATCGGCCTGCTCGCCGAGAGCGGCGCGAGCGTGATCCACTGCCCAGCCTCGAACATGAAACTCGCCAGCGGTATGGCACCCGTCGAGCGCCTGCGTGAGGCGGGCGTCACGGTCGGCCTCGGAACCGACGGGCCGGCCTCGAACAACGACCTCTCGATGCTCGACGAGGCTCGCGACGCCGCCATGATCGGGAAACTCGCGGCCGACGACGCCAGCGCGGTGCCCGCCGAGGCCGTCGTCGAGATGCTGACGAGCGACAGCGCGGCGGCGATCGGCCTCGAGACCGGTCGTCTCGAGGAAGGTGCACCCGCGGACCTGGCAGTGATCGACCTCGAGAAGCCCCACCTGACACCGCCACACGACCTCGTCAGTCACCTGGTTTACGCTGCGGCGGCGGCGGACGTCCGCCACACCGTCTGTGACGGGCAGGTCCTGATGCGTGACCGCGAGGTCCTGACCGTAGACGAGACGGCGGTCCGCGAGCGGGCGACCGAGCACGCCGAGGCGCTGATCGCTCGAGCCGACAGCTGA